One genomic segment of Natrononativus amylolyticus includes these proteins:
- a CDS encoding GtrA family protein, whose product MTDSLAAVVRSRLAALRSSERFAQFASVGFVGATVDNAVLVLLVELTVLGPVLAKVIAWELAIAVIFVVNERWTFDSHGKSGSRALGRRFLRSNLVRLAGLLVSLSVLAVLVYGFGVWYLAANVIGIGIGFFVNYTFESLYTWKVHRSGR is encoded by the coding sequence ATGACCGACTCCCTCGCGGCGGTCGTCCGCTCCCGGCTCGCCGCCCTGCGCTCGAGCGAACGCTTCGCCCAGTTCGCCTCGGTCGGCTTCGTCGGCGCGACCGTCGACAACGCCGTTCTCGTCCTGCTCGTCGAGCTGACGGTTCTCGGACCGGTGCTCGCGAAGGTGATCGCCTGGGAGCTGGCGATCGCCGTCATCTTCGTCGTCAACGAGCGCTGGACGTTCGACTCGCACGGCAAGTCGGGCTCTCGAGCGCTCGGACGGCGATTTCTGCGCTCGAACCTGGTCCGGCTCGCGGGGCTTCTGGTGAGCCTGAGCGTGCTCGCGGTTCTCGTCTACGGCTTCGGCGTCTGGTATCTGGCGGCGAACGTGATCGGGATCGGAATCGGCTTCTTCGTCAACTACACCTTCGAGAGCCTCTACACCTGGAAGGTCCACCGCAGCGGGCGATAG